Part of the Pseudodesulfovibrio mercurii genome is shown below.
CAGGCAGAAACCCGCGCCCACGGCGGCGAGCACGTTCGACATGACGGCGCTCCGTGCGCTCCAGGCCCAATCCACGTTGTCGGCGGCCAGGGCGCAGATCCCGATGAGGAGCATGACCACGCGGGGCATGGTGTCGCCGCCGGCGATGCGGGCGATGCGGCTCAGGACGGGGGCTTCGGTGAAGACCAGGCCGAGCAGGATGACCATGAGCGAGGTCAAAAGCCGCATGTTGGACGGGATGACCGCCGCCAGCGGGGTGGCCAGGCCGGCGACCAGCACCGCCGCGATGCCGATGATGAGGTAGGTGCGCACGGCGCACAGCGTCCGCGACAGCAGGGAGCCCTCGAGGTTCGTGGCGCTGACGATGCAGGCGGCACCGCTGAAGGCCATCAGCCCGAAGGCGATGCTGTCCGAGGTCGAGGAGAACAGTCCGCTCCCCAGCGAGGAGACGTAGAAACCGTCCAGGACGGGAAGCAGCCCCATGAAGAGCAGGCGGGTCTGCGCCTTTCCGCCGAGCATCTGGTTCGTCAGCCTGTGCGCCCTGTCTCCGAGTGCCTCCGCTCCCTTCCGCATCATCGAATAGGCATAATTGGCGGTCATGTCGTACCTCCTGTGGTTTGGTTGACCGGATCGTGCTTCAACCAGACCTTTTGGCGGTGAACCGACTTTGGACCCGCAAAAACTCGAAAAAAGAATATGTTTATTTTTTAGCTATTAAATTGAGCAGGTTGCGATTTTCCGGCCAGGCGGATGGGGCGGTGCCGCCCGCCTCCTCGGGCCGGAGCCCGCCCGGCCTTGCGGGTGTTGCCATCCGGGGGATACCCCGCATGCGCAAAAAAAACCCCCCGCCATGATGGGAAACATGGCGGGGGGGCGCGGATATGTGGAGGGTGCCTTTCGGCAGGTTTCGGCCTTGGGCCGTCCCTTGATCCCCTATCTGTTGTAGTAGGCCATCCAGAGGCCTTCCATGACCAGGTCGGGGCGCAGTTCGTTTATGGTTTCGGAGAGTTGGGCGATGGTGGGGGCGAGGCCGCCGGTGGCGATGACGAAGGGGTCCTTGAGTTGCTGGGAGAGTTTTTGGACCAGGCCGTCGATCATGGACGCGAAGCCAAAGACGAAGCCCTGGTTGAGGCACTCGGCCGTGCTCTGGCCCCAGTGGAGGGTGTTGCTCTTGACCGTGAGGTCCACCTTGGGGAGTTTAGCGGTGCCCGAGGCCAGGGCCGAGGCCGAGGAGAGCAGGCCGGGGCAGATGAGGCCGCCCTTGAAGGCGTTGTCCTGGATGCAGGCGCAGGTAGTGGCGGTGCCGAAGTCCACGACGATGAGGTTTTTCTCGTCGTAGGTCATGCGGGCGGAGTAGCAGCCCACCAGGACGTCCGCGCCGACCTGTTCGGGGTGGGCGTATTCGTTGTCGATGTCCAGGGGCAGGTCGCGGCCCGCGAACAGGCAGTCGCATTCCAGGAACCGGGCGGCCATGCTCGTGATGAGCGGGTCCAGCGGCGGGACCACGGAGGAGATGACGCAGGCCTCGATGTCGGTGGGGGCCACGCCTTCGCGCAGGAGGATGGATTCGATCTTGAGTCCCCAGTCGTCGTCGGTGTTGGCCGGGCGGGTGGGGAGGGTGTAGCTCTCGTTCAGTCCCTGGTCGTCGGCCAGGCAGAGCTTGGTATTGGTGTTGCCCGCGTCGAACAGCAGCGTTTTGCCCATGGCGTGTCTCCTTTCGGAGTGTTTCTACTTTTTCGGGGCAAAAGACAAGGCCCGCGCCGAGGAGGAA
Proteins encoded:
- a CDS encoding type III pantothenate kinase — protein: MGKTLLFDAGNTNTKLCLADDQGLNESYTLPTRPANTDDDWGLKIESILLREGVAPTDIEACVISSVVPPLDPLITSMAARFLECDCLFAGRDLPLDIDNEYAHPEQVGADVLVGCYSARMTYDEKNLIVVDFGTATTCACIQDNAFKGGLICPGLLSSASALASGTAKLPKVDLTVKSNTLHWGQSTAECLNQGFVFGFASMIDGLVQKLSQQLKDPFVIATGGLAPTIAQLSETINELRPDLVMEGLWMAYYNR